A genomic region of Exiguobacterium sp. Helios contains the following coding sequences:
- a CDS encoding dicarboxylate/amino acid:cation symporter: MKEAKRIIWGLILGVILGIILAMLPDKSIYEGLNKYALQPIGTIFLNLIKMLVVPIVFFSISLGVMGLGNPKELGRVGGKAITYFMTTTAVAIVIALGLSLLIKPGTFGNFATDNLKYDQGNLPDTSLINTIVGMFPTNPITSMAEGNMLQIIVFSVFIGFGITFLGSKVSTLRSFIEQGNDLMTYLIGLVMKMAPLGAFALIASAVGAQGFASLKAMFFYMMVVVLSLIIHSLLTYGSTVSLLGKMNPFFFFKKFAPVMLFAFSTSSSNATLPVAMQTAQRELKVPRSVSSFVQPLGATINMDGTAIMQGVATVFIAQVYDINLSPAQLATVVLTAVLASVGTAGVPGVGLVMLTMVLQSVNLPVEGIALIIGVDRLLDMMRTAVNITGDAACAVIVAKSEEGNLNEEEEEDERYA; encoded by the coding sequence TTGAAAGAAGCCAAGCGAATCATTTGGGGATTGATTTTAGGAGTTATTCTCGGAATCATTCTCGCCATGTTACCAGACAAATCTATTTACGAAGGATTGAATAAGTATGCGCTTCAACCAATCGGTACGATCTTCTTGAACCTGATTAAGATGCTCGTCGTCCCGATCGTCTTCTTCTCGATTTCCCTTGGAGTCATGGGACTCGGAAATCCAAAAGAGCTTGGCCGTGTCGGCGGAAAAGCCATCACGTATTTCATGACGACGACAGCTGTTGCCATCGTCATCGCACTTGGTTTGTCGTTACTGATCAAACCGGGTACGTTTGGCAACTTTGCGACGGACAACTTGAAATATGATCAAGGCAACCTACCGGACACGAGTTTGATCAACACGATTGTCGGCATGTTCCCGACGAATCCGATTACGTCGATGGCAGAAGGCAACATGTTACAAATTATCGTCTTCAGCGTCTTCATCGGTTTCGGCATCACGTTCCTTGGCAGCAAGGTCTCGACATTACGTTCATTCATCGAACAAGGAAATGACTTGATGACGTATTTGATTGGGCTCGTCATGAAGATGGCCCCGCTCGGCGCATTTGCATTGATTGCTTCCGCCGTAGGTGCACAAGGATTTGCTTCGCTCAAAGCGATGTTCTTCTACATGATGGTCGTGGTACTTTCTCTAATCATTCATTCGTTGTTGACGTACGGATCAACCGTTTCCCTGCTCGGAAAAATGAATCCGTTTTTCTTCTTTAAAAAGTTTGCTCCGGTCATGCTGTTCGCCTTCTCGACTTCATCGTCGAACGCGACATTACCGGTCGCCATGCAGACAGCGCAGCGTGAGCTGAAAGTCCCGCGCTCGGTATCGAGTTTTGTCCAACCGCTCGGAGCAACGATCAACATGGATGGAACGGCGATCATGCAAGGGGTCGCGACGGTCTTTATCGCTCAGGTGTATGATATCAACTTGTCACCGGCGCAACTAGCAACCGTCGTCCTGACTGCCGTTCTCGCGTCTGTCGGAACAGCCGGCGTACCGGGTGTCGGTCTCGTCATGCTGACGATGGTGCTCCAGTCCGTCAATCTGCCTGTCGAAGGGATTGCCTTGATCATCGGTGTCGACCGTCTGCTTGATATGATGCGGACAGCCGTCAATATCACAGGTGACGCCGCTTGTGCCGTTATCGTCGCAAAATCAGAAGAAGGTAACCTGAACGAAGAAGAGGAAGAAGACGAGCGTTACGCTTAA
- a CDS encoding diacylglycerol kinase family protein, whose amino-acid sequence MKTWWLPFTHAMNGIRQAVKEERHMKVHFTIGLIVLALALYLPLTWMERAILCLTIGVVISAEMFNTAFERTVDLVTEEWHPLAKATKDIASGAVLVLALTSIAIALCIFVPYLVQ is encoded by the coding sequence GTGAAGACGTGGTGGTTACCATTCACCCATGCGATGAACGGGATCCGTCAGGCGGTAAAGGAAGAACGGCATATGAAGGTCCATTTTACGATTGGGTTGATTGTCCTGGCGCTTGCCTTGTATTTACCGTTGACATGGATGGAACGGGCGATTTTATGTTTAACAATCGGCGTAGTCATCAGTGCGGAAATGTTCAATACCGCCTTTGAACGGACCGTTGACCTCGTCACGGAAGAATGGCATCCGCTTGCAAAAGCAACAAAGGATATCGCGAGCGGAGCTGTGCTTGTGTTGGCGCTTACATCAATTGCGATTGCACTATGCATCTTCGTTCCATATTTGGTACAATAA
- a CDS encoding HD family phosphohydrolase, translating to MRKVGMWISLLTLGFYIIVSTMMYVSVRPEALSADPFSIAEEDIRSPLTMEDREATRLLKENTVAAIDSQYTIKQEYAAQQIDKVEQLFASLKGIKKAEDIGRIKQRLRGTEAADLLQDDELRLLATSSTAMRTTTRDVVITAIEEAMRQRISSDGGEVAEARENARLDIERSALSFSMKAVGKTLTDQLIVTNYVYDPEKTEQLRKQTSDKVEPVLISEGEVIVKRGEVISQDAYRQLQLVGLISDRQSLKPLFGTLIVSALMTLLLFGFISRSNLRYAKMGRVKLFSLVYLVVILQLVVTYGMAFLADDINPALYLLTPTAFSALVLRNLLNERIALSSTLFMALAGTFFYSTNQNFSFNIAIYLLVGGLVATYFLRSSLSRRRIFVSSLTIALANVAVFLAFVLMRSGQLEVKETSILLGFAVVSGIFSAILAIGLLPFLEMTFGILAPTRLLELLNPTHPLLKKLLVEAPGTYHHSMMVANLAETACEAIGADGLLARVGAYYHDLGKTRRPLYFIENQHGLNPHDRLTPEESARVILAHTDDGVELLEEEKLPSVIVDICREHHGTSLLRYFYVKATEQGEVNEADFRYSGPKPQTREAAVIMIVDSIEAAVRSMKSPTEEGIQELVKKIIREKLLDDQFSDCELTTRDIYRVGESACHTLSGLFHERIEYPELKKEELT from the coding sequence ATGCGCAAAGTAGGTATGTGGATCAGTCTGCTGACACTCGGCTTTTACATCATCGTTTCGACGATGATGTATGTCAGTGTCCGGCCCGAAGCACTGTCAGCAGATCCATTTTCGATTGCAGAAGAAGATATTCGGTCACCGCTGACGATGGAAGACCGGGAAGCCACCCGGTTACTGAAAGAAAATACGGTAGCCGCAATTGATAGCCAATACACGATTAAACAGGAATATGCTGCACAGCAAATCGATAAAGTCGAGCAACTGTTTGCAAGTCTTAAAGGCATTAAAAAAGCAGAAGACATCGGTCGAATCAAACAGCGGCTCCGGGGAACGGAAGCCGCGGATTTACTGCAAGACGATGAATTGCGGCTTCTTGCCACATCGTCTACAGCAATGCGGACGACGACACGCGACGTTGTGATTACGGCCATTGAGGAAGCGATGCGGCAACGAATTTCTTCTGATGGCGGTGAAGTGGCGGAAGCGCGTGAAAATGCACGACTTGATATTGAACGGTCCGCCTTATCGTTTTCGATGAAGGCTGTCGGAAAAACGCTGACTGATCAATTGATTGTTACGAACTATGTGTACGATCCCGAGAAAACAGAGCAGTTGCGTAAGCAGACCAGCGATAAAGTGGAACCGGTCTTGATTTCTGAGGGAGAAGTCATCGTCAAACGGGGAGAAGTCATCTCCCAGGATGCCTACCGTCAACTGCAACTCGTCGGTCTGATTTCTGACCGGCAATCCCTTAAACCTTTGTTTGGAACGTTGATTGTCAGTGCTCTGATGACACTGTTGTTGTTCGGATTCATCAGTCGATCCAACTTACGTTATGCAAAGATGGGCAGAGTAAAGCTGTTCAGTTTGGTGTATTTAGTTGTGATATTGCAACTTGTCGTGACGTACGGGATGGCTTTCTTGGCAGACGATATTAATCCGGCTCTGTATTTACTAACGCCGACTGCATTTTCCGCGTTAGTTTTGCGTAATTTATTGAATGAGCGAATCGCTTTATCCAGTACCTTGTTCATGGCTCTAGCAGGTACTTTTTTCTACAGTACGAACCAAAATTTCAGCTTTAATATCGCGATTTACTTATTGGTCGGCGGGTTAGTGGCCACCTATTTCCTACGTTCCAGCTTGTCACGCCGGCGGATTTTCGTCAGCAGTTTGACGATTGCTTTAGCGAACGTAGCGGTTTTCCTCGCTTTCGTACTCATGCGTAGTGGACAGTTGGAAGTGAAAGAGACGTCGATTCTGTTAGGGTTTGCCGTTGTCAGTGGTATCTTCAGTGCGATCTTGGCGATTGGATTATTACCGTTTCTTGAGATGACATTCGGTATTTTAGCCCCGACACGTCTCTTGGAATTGTTAAACCCGACCCATCCCTTGTTAAAAAAACTATTGGTCGAGGCTCCGGGAACGTATCATCACAGTATGATGGTCGCAAATCTTGCCGAGACGGCTTGTGAAGCGATTGGCGCGGACGGGTTGCTTGCCCGCGTTGGTGCGTACTATCATGATTTAGGGAAAACACGGCGTCCGCTCTATTTCATTGAAAATCAGCATGGACTTAATCCGCATGACCGTCTGACACCGGAAGAATCCGCTCGAGTGATTCTTGCCCATACGGATGACGGAGTGGAACTGTTGGAAGAAGAAAAGTTACCGAGTGTCATCGTCGATATCTGCCGGGAGCATCATGGTACGTCATTACTCCGTTATTTTTACGTCAAGGCAACGGAACAAGGTGAAGTCAATGAAGCGGATTTCCGTTACTCGGGTCCGAAACCACAAACGCGCGAAGCGGCAGTCATCATGATTGTCGATTCCATCGAGGCAGCGGTCCGATCCATGAAGTCTCCGACTGAAGAGGGCATTCAGGAACTGGTCAAAAAAATCATTCGCGAAAAATTGTTGGATGATCAATTTTCGGACTGTGAACTGACGACACGTGACATTTACCGGGTCGGTGAAAGCGCCTGCCACACGTTATCCGGGTTATTCCATGAACGGATTGAATATCCTGAATTAAAGAAAGAGGAACTTACATGA
- a CDS encoding PhoH family protein — MIFNERIPFVFSNSEQIQAFVGPNDAVLKTMEAELEVQLTHRGDELLAQAEEERSVVLAKQVVGVLKQLVDRGAVLTERDATSAIQLARQDRVDELLELYDTVIHTNHKGKPLRAKTLGQARYVRGIEKCDLTFGIGPAGTGKTYLAVVMAAKALKEGYVKRLVLTRPAVEAGENLGFLPGDLKEKVDPYLRPLYDALHDVLGVEHTARLLERGVIEIAPLAYMRGRTLEHAFVILDEAQNTTREQMKMFLTRLGFHSKMIVTGDLTQVDLPRGKASGLQEALNLLGNVRGIHFEHFSSADVVRHPLVRKIIDAYSQELD; from the coding sequence GTGATATTCAATGAAAGAATCCCATTCGTATTTTCGAATTCAGAACAGATTCAAGCATTCGTAGGACCGAACGATGCCGTACTAAAAACGATGGAAGCGGAGCTGGAAGTCCAACTTACCCATCGTGGTGATGAATTGCTGGCGCAGGCGGAAGAAGAACGGTCTGTCGTGTTAGCAAAACAGGTCGTCGGTGTCTTAAAGCAACTGGTTGATCGGGGAGCCGTCTTAACGGAACGTGACGCAACAAGCGCAATTCAACTGGCGCGACAAGACCGGGTCGATGAATTACTCGAATTATACGATACGGTCATTCATACGAATCACAAGGGAAAACCGCTCCGGGCAAAAACACTTGGTCAAGCCCGTTACGTCCGGGGAATTGAAAAATGTGATTTAACATTCGGTATCGGACCGGCCGGAACCGGGAAAACGTATTTAGCGGTCGTCATGGCAGCAAAGGCCTTAAAAGAAGGTTATGTCAAACGATTAGTATTAACACGACCTGCAGTTGAAGCAGGGGAAAATCTCGGATTCTTACCGGGGGATCTAAAAGAAAAAGTCGATCCGTATTTACGTCCGCTTTATGATGCGTTACATGACGTGCTTGGTGTGGAACACACAGCCCGTTTGTTGGAACGGGGTGTGATTGAAATTGCACCGCTCGCCTATATGCGGGGGCGGACACTGGAGCATGCTTTCGTCATTTTGGATGAAGCGCAAAATACGACAAGAGAACAAATGAAAATGTTTTTGACACGTCTTGGTTTTCACTCGAAGATGATTGTCACAGGTGATTTAACGCAAGTTGATTTACCTCGGGGAAAAGCATCCGGTTTACAAGAAGCGTTGAATTTACTTGGCAATGTTCGCGGCATTCATTTTGAACACTTTAGTTCGGCTGATGTCGTCCGGCATCCACTTGTTCGGAAAATCATTGATGCGTATAGTCAAGAACTCGATTGA
- the ybeY gene encoding rRNA maturation RNase YbeY, which produces MNIYMTDEGTLLTEEQLKLVEAILVYTATEEKIEANSELSVTFVTNDEIQQINREWRGKDQATDVISFAMDELGEDEIDFELLEDEPVVLGDLIISVERCREQAAEYGNHFERELGFLAVHGFLHLLGYNHIEKADEEIMTKRQEEILHHFELYRGKL; this is translated from the coding sequence ATGAATATTTACATGACAGATGAAGGTACATTGTTGACGGAAGAACAACTGAAATTAGTGGAAGCGATTTTGGTCTATACCGCAACAGAAGAAAAGATTGAAGCGAACAGTGAATTATCCGTCACGTTCGTGACAAATGATGAGATTCAGCAAATCAACCGGGAATGGCGTGGGAAGGATCAAGCAACGGACGTCATTTCGTTTGCGATGGATGAACTGGGAGAAGATGAGATTGATTTTGAATTGCTTGAGGATGAACCGGTTGTGCTTGGAGATTTGATCATTTCTGTGGAACGTTGCCGGGAACAGGCGGCGGAATACGGGAATCATTTCGAACGGGAACTTGGGTTCCTGGCCGTTCATGGTTTCCTGCATCTTCTCGGATACAATCATATCGAAAAGGCAGATGAAGAGATCATGACGAAGCGTCAGGAGGAAATCCTGCATCACTTTGAACTGTACCGAGGAAAATTGTGA
- the floA gene encoding flotillin-like protein FloA (flotillin-like protein involved in membrane lipid rafts), translated as MTPELLTVLLVSGGILIFLAIFFTLVPIPLWISSLAAGVRVSIFTLVGMRLRRVTPSKIVNPLIKAVKAGINLNTNQLESHFLAGGNVDRVVNALIAAHRANIELSFERAAAIDLAGRNVLEAVQMSVNPKVIETPFIAGVAMNGIEVKAKARITVRANIDRLVGGAGEETVIARVGEGVISTIGSCQDQKEVLENPEMISRTVLAKGLDSGTAFEILSIDIADIDIGKNIGAVLQTDQAEADKNIAQAKAEERRAMAIASEQEMKSRVEEMRAKVVAAEAEVPLAIAEALRDGNFSVMDYANYLNVTADTKMRQAIGGQSSPNDTQ; from the coding sequence ATGACACCCGAACTATTGACCGTTCTACTCGTATCAGGAGGAATACTTATTTTCCTCGCGATTTTCTTTACGCTTGTCCCGATCCCGCTTTGGATCAGTTCACTTGCCGCCGGGGTCCGTGTCTCCATCTTTACATTAGTCGGAATGCGACTCCGTCGTGTTACACCGTCAAAAATCGTGAATCCATTGATCAAGGCAGTGAAAGCAGGAATCAACCTCAATACAAACCAACTGGAAAGTCACTTTCTTGCCGGTGGTAATGTCGACCGTGTCGTCAACGCCTTGATTGCGGCACACCGTGCGAATATTGAACTCAGTTTTGAACGGGCGGCAGCGATTGATTTAGCAGGTCGGAACGTGCTTGAAGCCGTACAGATGTCCGTTAACCCGAAAGTCATCGAAACGCCATTCATTGCCGGTGTTGCGATGAACGGGATTGAAGTTAAAGCAAAAGCTCGGATTACGGTCCGTGCCAATATCGACCGCCTCGTCGGTGGTGCGGGTGAAGAAACCGTCATCGCCCGTGTTGGTGAAGGGGTCATCTCGACGATTGGTTCATGTCAAGATCAAAAAGAAGTTCTTGAAAATCCGGAAATGATTTCCCGGACGGTCCTTGCGAAAGGTCTTGATTCAGGAACAGCATTCGAAATTCTCTCGATTGATATTGCCGATATCGATATCGGTAAAAACATTGGTGCCGTTCTTCAGACGGATCAGGCGGAAGCCGATAAAAACATCGCTCAAGCGAAAGCGGAAGAACGTCGCGCGATGGCGATTGCGAGCGAACAAGAGATGAAATCACGTGTCGAAGAAATGCGTGCGAAAGTCGTGGCGGCAGAAGCGGAAGTCCCGCTTGCGATTGCGGAAGCACTGCGTGACGGAAACTTCAGTGTAATGGATTATGCCAACTACTTGAACGTGACGGCTGATACGAAGATGCGTCAAGCCATCGGTGGTCAATCATCGCCGAACGACACACAATAA
- a CDS encoding cytidine deaminase, which produces MKTEQLLEQAKLARQKAYVPYSKFQVGAALLTKDGQVFHGCNIENAAYGLCNCAERTAIFSAWAQDAREYAAMAVVADTEGPVAPCGQCRQVLFEMCDADMPVYLTNLTGDVTETTVGALLPGAFTKGDLHV; this is translated from the coding sequence ATGAAAACAGAACAATTACTCGAACAGGCTAAACTTGCACGCCAAAAAGCGTATGTTCCTTATTCAAAATTCCAAGTCGGAGCTGCCTTGCTCACGAAAGACGGACAGGTTTTCCATGGCTGTAATATCGAAAATGCGGCGTATGGTCTTTGCAACTGTGCTGAGCGGACAGCGATCTTCTCGGCATGGGCACAAGATGCACGTGAATACGCAGCGATGGCTGTCGTAGCAGATACGGAAGGACCTGTCGCACCATGCGGACAATGCCGTCAAGTTCTGTTTGAAATGTGTGACGCGGATATGCCGGTCTACTTGACGAACCTGACGGGTGACGTCACGGAAACGACAGTTGGTGCTCTCTTACCGGGTGCATTCACGAAGGGAGATCTTCATGTTTAA
- the pulA gene encoding type I pullulanase gives MNRWRSVCAVVLTFALMFSLVPVNGLALEKGESTLVIIHYKEDKTSEKDWNLWLWANGPDYFPNKAHAFNGQDAYGKIAAYEFPVDQPEKIGFIVRDDSWNKDAGSENDRFITKDMIKDGVAEVWIESGSKEVSPVNPTGGNDVESVNTNIHYYRYDNDYEKYGVWAWPNAQDGKRFEFDGQDAFGAVANVILANKTKERLVGIIPHIEGWSEKDGADRFYYAGAKDIWLIEGDQKVYYSQPDIDRTPKFTSFLADDFKTMTLKTNSPITSEDLKTLTFKGLVNPLVTQVDAKTLKVTVTTDIDLADVITVSHPVFGEGILEAGNVLRSDAFDKKYAYDGKLGTSYQKGKTTFRVWAPTAQAVELELYKLPKTQAATTKNIVREVKMVRGDRGVFSVTIKGDLDGAGYTYEVKHAKETTRAVDPYATAVAVNGDQGVVVDLKETNPKRWTKSKMPLKQTTDAIIYETHVRDLSMFDVTGNTYDSGIKQKGKYLGVVEPGTRLLKDGKKTKTKTGLDHLKELGITHVQFIPVYDFNTASVDETNPLKTYNWGYDPKNYNAPEGSYATNPYDPKVRIKEMKQMIQGLHDNGLRAVMDVVYNHMFDAKASNLDKIVPGYYYRYTEGGDLANGTGVGNDTASERKMMHKLIVDSVAYWAKEYRWDGFRFDLMGIHDVKTMNAVKKTTTKIDPSILVFGEGWSLGTPLPEADKANQTNAKQMPGIAHFNDNLRDALKGSVFEDTDAGFINGKTGLETRIKRGIVGEIAYSKDITGFAAEPNQAITYVEAHDNHTLWDKLNLTNPTDTDATKTKMHRLASSILLTSQGTTFIHAGQDFMRTKGGDHNSYKSPDSVNQLDWKRKMDRQTDVDYMKGLIQVRKANPALHLGTAKDIRRYLTFTSSPEQVVAYQLSDDAPQQKTDLYVVHNAKRQAVKMTLPKGTWNVIVDGKTAGTKTLKKVSGNVTVDPLSSYVLKK, from the coding sequence ATGAATCGATGGAGATCAGTCTGTGCAGTTGTGCTAACGTTTGCACTGATGTTTAGTTTAGTTCCGGTAAATGGTCTGGCACTGGAAAAAGGAGAATCGACACTGGTCATCATTCACTACAAAGAAGATAAAACGTCAGAAAAAGATTGGAATCTCTGGTTGTGGGCAAATGGGCCGGATTATTTCCCGAACAAGGCACATGCCTTTAACGGTCAAGATGCTTACGGAAAAATTGCCGCTTACGAATTTCCGGTTGATCAACCGGAGAAAATCGGTTTCATCGTCCGCGATGATTCCTGGAACAAAGATGCCGGTTCGGAAAACGACCGCTTCATCACAAAAGACATGATCAAAGACGGTGTTGCCGAAGTTTGGATTGAATCGGGCAGCAAAGAAGTTTCACCGGTTAATCCGACGGGCGGCAATGACGTCGAGTCCGTCAACACGAATATTCATTATTACCGGTATGACAATGACTACGAGAAGTACGGGGTGTGGGCATGGCCAAACGCTCAGGATGGAAAACGGTTTGAATTTGACGGTCAAGACGCATTTGGCGCTGTAGCAAACGTCATACTGGCGAATAAGACGAAGGAACGTCTTGTCGGAATCATTCCTCATATCGAAGGATGGTCTGAAAAAGACGGAGCGGATCGTTTCTATTATGCGGGAGCGAAGGATATTTGGCTGATTGAAGGCGATCAAAAGGTTTATTACAGCCAACCGGATATCGATCGGACGCCAAAATTCACAAGTTTCCTGGCCGATGATTTTAAGACGATGACGTTGAAAACGAACTCGCCGATTACGTCAGAAGATTTAAAAACGCTGACCTTTAAAGGACTCGTCAATCCGCTTGTCACACAAGTGGATGCGAAGACGTTAAAAGTAACCGTCACGACGGACATTGATTTAGCAGATGTCATTACGGTCTCGCACCCGGTGTTCGGGGAAGGGATTTTAGAAGCAGGAAACGTGTTGCGTTCCGATGCTTTTGACAAAAAATATGCGTATGATGGAAAACTCGGCACGTCCTATCAAAAAGGAAAAACGACGTTCCGCGTTTGGGCACCGACTGCGCAAGCCGTCGAACTGGAACTCTACAAATTACCGAAAACACAAGCGGCCACTACAAAGAATATCGTCCGTGAAGTGAAGATGGTTCGTGGCGACCGCGGGGTCTTCAGTGTAACGATCAAAGGCGATCTTGACGGAGCAGGATACACCTATGAAGTCAAACACGCCAAAGAAACGACACGCGCCGTTGATCCTTATGCAACAGCCGTCGCTGTCAACGGAGATCAAGGAGTGGTCGTCGACCTGAAAGAGACGAACCCAAAACGTTGGACAAAATCAAAAATGCCGCTGAAACAAACAACTGATGCCATCATTTACGAAACGCATGTCCGGGATTTGTCGATGTTTGATGTCACAGGAAACACGTACGATTCAGGCATCAAGCAAAAAGGAAAGTATCTCGGTGTTGTCGAGCCGGGAACACGTTTGTTGAAGGATGGTAAAAAAACGAAAACGAAAACAGGACTCGATCATTTGAAAGAGCTTGGCATCACGCATGTCCAGTTCATTCCGGTCTATGATTTCAATACGGCTTCTGTCGACGAAACGAATCCGCTTAAAACATACAACTGGGGCTATGATCCGAAAAACTACAATGCACCGGAAGGCTCTTACGCGACGAATCCGTACGATCCAAAAGTCCGGATTAAAGAAATGAAACAAATGATTCAAGGTTTGCACGATAACGGACTTCGTGCCGTCATGGATGTTGTCTACAATCATATGTTTGACGCGAAAGCATCGAATCTCGATAAAATCGTTCCGGGTTACTACTACCGTTACACGGAAGGCGGCGATCTCGCCAACGGAACAGGTGTCGGAAACGATACGGCTTCCGAACGGAAAATGATGCATAAATTGATTGTTGATTCTGTCGCCTACTGGGCAAAAGAATACCGGTGGGACGGTTTCCGCTTCGATTTGATGGGGATTCATGACGTCAAGACGATGAATGCCGTCAAAAAAACAACAACTAAAATCGATCCGTCGATTCTTGTCTTCGGGGAAGGCTGGAGTCTCGGAACACCGCTTCCGGAAGCAGACAAAGCCAACCAGACGAATGCCAAGCAAATGCCGGGAATCGCTCATTTCAACGATAACTTGCGCGATGCACTTAAAGGAAGTGTCTTTGAAGACACGGATGCCGGTTTCATCAACGGTAAAACAGGTCTTGAAACACGCATTAAACGCGGAATCGTCGGTGAGATTGCGTACAGCAAAGACATCACGGGATTCGCAGCAGAACCGAATCAAGCCATCACGTACGTCGAAGCCCATGATAACCACACATTATGGGATAAGTTGAACTTAACGAATCCGACAGATACGGATGCGACGAAAACAAAGATGCACCGCTTGGCGTCAAGTATTCTGCTGACGTCACAAGGAACAACATTCATCCATGCCGGTCAAGATTTCATGCGGACAAAAGGCGGCGACCACAACTCGTACAAGTCACCGGATTCCGTTAACCAGCTCGACTGGAAACGTAAAATGGACCGTCAAACTGATGTCGACTATATGAAAGGTCTGATTCAAGTCCGGAAAGCAAATCCTGCTCTTCATTTAGGAACAGCAAAAGACATCCGCCGCTACCTGACGTTCACATCGTCACCAGAGCAGGTTGTAGCGTATCAATTATCAGATGATGCGCCTCAGCAAAAAACAGATCTTTATGTCGTTCACAATGCGAAACGTCAAGCCGTCAAGATGACGTTACCAAAAGGAACATGGAATGTGATCGTCGATGGTAAAACCGCCGGAACAAAAACACTGAAGAAAGTATCAGGCAACGTGACGGTTGATCCGCTCAGCTCGTACGTCCTAAAAAAATAA
- a CDS encoding GatB/YqeY domain-containing protein — translation MSLQERLTVDMKEAMRSREKDRLTTIRMVKSSLQNEAIKLGKQELTDEEELTILSREMKQRNDSLREFERADRHDLVEKIQAEIIVLEAYMPKQLSEEEVQEIVNAAIAQTGASAPSDMGKVMGVVMPQLKGKADGALINRLVKQQLH, via the coding sequence ATGAGTCTTCAAGAGCGTTTGACAGTGGATATGAAGGAAGCCATGCGTTCGCGTGAGAAAGATCGTCTTACGACGATTCGGATGGTGAAGTCGTCCCTGCAAAATGAAGCGATTAAACTCGGTAAGCAAGAATTAACTGATGAGGAAGAGCTAACTATACTCTCACGTGAGATGAAACAGCGCAACGACTCCCTCCGAGAATTCGAACGCGCTGATCGTCACGACCTCGTCGAGAAGATTCAAGCAGAGATAATCGTGCTCGAAGCTTATATGCCAAAACAACTTTCGGAAGAAGAAGTTCAGGAAATCGTCAACGCAGCAATTGCGCAGACGGGTGCCTCGGCTCCTTCGGATATGGGGAAAGTAATGGGTGTCGTCATGCCGCAACTTAAGGGTAAAGCGGACGGTGCTTTAATTAATCGCCTTGTTAAACAACAACTACATTAA
- the rpsU gene encoding 30S ribosomal protein S21 produces the protein METRVRKNESLEDALRRFKRGVSKDGTLAEVRKRKHYEKPSVKRKLKSEAARKRKKF, from the coding sequence GTGGAAACTCGTGTACGTAAAAATGAATCACTTGAAGACGCACTTCGTCGCTTCAAACGTGGTGTTTCAAAAGATGGTACGCTTGCTGAAGTTCGTAAACGTAAACACTACGAAAAGCCAAGTGTAAAACGTAAGCTTAAATCGGAGGCTGCGCGTAAGCGTAAGAAGTTCTAA
- a CDS encoding NfeD family protein: MSFSLGMILAVFMIGVLMLLVEIFVTGFGIFGVLGIGAVLASLIMAGATVGQVGLAVGLAVFLSLAAGFWAYRRIKSNQSLLWRGLILTDSTSSEKGYLSHQDKEQLRGKIGISLTQLRPAGTIEIDGNRVDAVTEGNFINAGEQVVVQDVTHGRVIVRVQKTKEESLT, translated from the coding sequence ATGTCTTTTAGCTTAGGGATGATTTTAGCGGTCTTCATGATCGGTGTCCTCATGTTGCTGGTCGAAATATTCGTGACAGGGTTCGGGATATTCGGCGTACTTGGCATCGGCGCAGTTCTTGCCAGCTTGATTATGGCGGGTGCGACGGTCGGTCAGGTGGGTCTTGCTGTCGGTTTGGCAGTCTTTTTATCGCTTGCTGCCGGATTTTGGGCGTATCGTCGGATCAAATCGAACCAATCGTTATTATGGCGAGGTTTGATTTTAACAGACTCCACATCGTCGGAAAAAGGATATCTCTCTCATCAAGATAAAGAACAACTGCGTGGCAAAATCGGGATTAGTTTGACACAACTTCGCCCGGCAGGAACGATTGAGATTGATGGAAATCGAGTCGATGCTGTCACGGAAGGGAATTTTATTAACGCCGGTGAACAAGTCGTCGTGCAAGACGTCACACACGGACGAGTCATCGTTCGAGTCCAAAAAACGAAGGAGGAGTCACTCACATGA